The window CACGAATGTGGAATGATCTATATGCACCATGCAGATTGTATATGCCAACCTATTGTAGAAGATATGGTGGAAATTGGTGTAGATATATGGCAGGGTGTAATCGCTCAAAATGACATCGTAGAAATTCAACGAATTACAGAAGGAAAATTAGCCATGGTTGGGGGTATAGATGCGCCCAAAATCGATATTGAGAATATAACAGAAGAAGAAATCAGAGCAGAAGTAAGACGCGCAATCGATACCTATTGCCCAGCAGGACGCTTTTACCCTTCTATTCCTAATGCAGTGTGCTATAGAGAATGGAATAATTCCATCGTTATGGACGAACTAGAATCCTATGGGCGAAAATTTGCAGAGGAACATCCTATTCAAAAAACACAGTCTATTTAATGTTTTTAGATTGTAATGACATTTGTTCATCTAATAAAATTGTATTAAACATCTATAAACAGATTCATTTAATGGTCTTCTATGATAAAATTATCCTAAAAGACTATTTTACTTTATAGTAAATCCATACTTTGTGTATATTCAAATTATTGCATGCAAATGCTACCTCTGGTTGCTAAATGACCCGAAAAGAATGCAAAATACTGATAGCTTAACATTTAAGACAAGCAAAATATTTCTGTGGCAATAACGAGATTTCTACATAAAAAGCCATAATTATTCATAAAATGCATATCTAATATTGAAAGGAGAAGATAAATGAAATTCCAATTTATATGTTATTCAAAATGTAGTACATGTACGAAAGCGAAAAAATGGCTAGAAGCAAATCATATCGAATTTGAAGAAAGACCTATTAAAGACGAGAATCCAACAGTAGATGAGTTAAGAGAATGGATACCTAAGAGCGGTTACCCAATCAAAAGGTTTTTTAACACTAGTGGAAAAATATATAGAGACCTCAACCTAAAAGACCGCTTACCACAAATGACAGGGGAAGAACAAGTAAAGCTTTTAGCAACGGATGGAATGTTGGTTAAAAGGCCTATTCTTGTAGGTGATGATATTGTTTTAGTTGGTTTTAAAGAAGAAGAATGGAAACAAATTCTATAGTTTGTAAAGTGCTTTGCAAAAGGTCTTCCTTATAAGGAGGACTTTTTATATGCTCATTTTAAAGTGGGTCTAAATTTGTTTTAAGAGTATTAGACTCCATCTTATCAACTTGTTATAATATATACTAAAATCCTTTTTATAAGATAGAAAATGTAATAAGCAATTATGATAGGTCATATCTTTTAGCGAGGAGAACATCTTTGGCGTATTAAACAATTAAATATTGTAATAAATAAGGAGTGTAGACGTATTGAGTACATCAGAACGTAGAATAAAAGTAGCTAGAGGGCTTGAAAAAGCGGATCTGGTTTTAAAAAATGGATGGATTATCAATGTTTTTACAATGAATGTAGAAAAGGTAGATGTGGCTATTTGCGAAGGCATCATTTGTGGAGTTGGCATATACGAGGGAATAGAAGAAGTAGACTGCACAGGCTATTATATTGCCCCAGGATTTATGGATAGCCATATTCATATTGAGAGCTCCATGTTGCACCCTCAAGAATTTTCAAATGCTGTAGTTCCACATGGGACCACCACCATCTATACAGACCCACATGAAATTGCAAATGTGTGTGGCGTAGATGGAATAGATTTTATGCTAGATGCAACAGGCAATATTCCCTTAGATGTTTTTTTCTTGCTCCCATCTTGTATTCCCTCTTCACCATTTGATGAAAGTGGTGCTTTTTTAGATGCAGAAAAATTAAAGCCATATTATGATAATTCTAGAGTACTCGGTTTAGCAGAGTTAATGGATTATGAAGGAACCATTTCAGGGAGTAGAGATATTTTAAAAAAGCTAGAAGATGCTTCAGGCAAAATTGTCGATGGCCATGGACCATCATTAAGTGGTAAGGACCTTTGCGCCTATGTTACAGCTGGTGTTTTGTCTGATCACGAATGCACGACCTTACAAGAGGCTAAAGAGCGTATTCGATTAGGGCAGACAGTGATGATTCGAGAAGGTACTGCTGCAAAAAATTTAGAATCATTAATAGAATTATTTGCCGAACCTTATTACCAAAGATGTATTCTTGCCACAGATGATAGACATCCAGGAAGCCTTAAAAAGGAAGGTCATATTAACTTTATTATTCGAAAAGCCGTTTCTTTTGGAGTAGACCCGATTAAGGCTATTGCAATGAGTACCTATCAGACTGCAAGATACTTTAACTTAAAAGATCGTGGTGCTATTGCCCCTCATTATATTGCGGATATTATTGTCCTAGAGGATTTAAAAGAATTTTACGTAAAAAAGGTTTATAAGAAGGGTAAATTGGTGGCTGAAAATGGTAATATGATTGAATATTTATCTGAGCCAAAAAATACAGATGATAAGTATAAATCCATTTATCATTCTTTTCACATAAGTAAATTAGAGGAATCTGATTTTTATATTGAAGAACCTTCAGGAGACAAAAGGAATCAAATGAGAGTGATTTCTCTAGTGGATAATCAGATAACGACAACTGAACAAATAGAAGAATATGAACCTGAAAATAACGGAATTAATATTCATAAAGACATTCTAAAATTAGCTGTTGTGGAGAGGCACAAAGGGACAGGGAGTATAGGACTAGGGTATGTTTCGGGTTACGGTCTTAAAAGTGGCGCCATTGCCTCTTCTGTATCCCATGATTCTCATAATTTAATCATTATCGGAACCAATGAGAAGGATATGGCCCTTGCAGCAAACACCGTTCAAGAGATGGAAGGCGGATACGTTATTGCCAATAATGGAGTTATCATTGATAAACTCCCCTTACCTATAGCTGGCCTTATGAGCGATAAAAAGGCTGAGGATCTTGCAGAAGATATGGATAAGATTAAGAAAAGGGCTTATGAATTAGGAATTGCAGAAGGGGTTGATCCTTTTATGACATTGGCTTTTATAAGTCTACCTGTTATTCCAGAACTTCGATTGACGACAAAAGGATTAGTTAATGTAAAAGAGCAAAAACTTGTGCCAAACTTTTTAGAAGGGTAAGTGCTTATGATCGAATATTTATCAAGAAACGAAGGCAAAAACAATAAGGTTGCATTTGTGTTTTCTTGTCCAGGAGCAGCAGAGGAAAAGAATAACAGATTAGTAAGTGGAACTACAGGTAAAAATCTAAATAAGATAATATGTATTTTAAGACAAGATTTCTCTTGTGAACACATATTTGATTCAGAGAATCGATACGATTATCGTATTACAAATGCATCCATGAAAGTTCATTATAAAAGCAAAGATGGGAGATCAGAACCTACTAAAAAAGAAATCACTGCTTTAGAAAACATTCAAAGATTAACAGAAGATTTAAAAGAATATAAGATTATTATAACCTTTGGAAATAATGCGAAATTTGCAGTGAATCAATGCAAAGACAAGTTTGAAAATCCAAAAATTATAGACGTAAGACATTTAGGACTCCAATCTTTAAATCAAATTAAAACTGATATTGATGGAAAAGAGATCTCTAATCCCAATAATGACAAGAATACTGGTAATCTAAATACCTTAAGAAGGTTAAAGGTAGTGGCAAAAGAGATTTATGTACGTATTAATGATGATCTTTGGAGAAGGAATATTTAGAACAAAAAAATTAGCAGTGTAGATTATCTTATAAAATGACTGCTGGCAGGCTTTTCGCCTGCCAGTAACGATTCATTTAACGCTGATTATCTATATCTAGTATATCTGTATACTCTTCGTTTTTCTTCATCAATTTTTGAGCATATGAACATAATGGTAGAACTTTTAA is drawn from Alkalibaculum bacchi and contains these coding sequences:
- a CDS encoding arsenate reductase family protein, whose amino-acid sequence is MKFQFICYSKCSTCTKAKKWLEANHIEFEERPIKDENPTVDELREWIPKSGYPIKRFFNTSGKIYRDLNLKDRLPQMTGEEQVKLLATDGMLVKRPILVGDDIVLVGFKEEEWKQIL
- the ade gene encoding adenine deaminase, which codes for MSTSERRIKVARGLEKADLVLKNGWIINVFTMNVEKVDVAICEGIICGVGIYEGIEEVDCTGYYIAPGFMDSHIHIESSMLHPQEFSNAVVPHGTTTIYTDPHEIANVCGVDGIDFMLDATGNIPLDVFFLLPSCIPSSPFDESGAFLDAEKLKPYYDNSRVLGLAELMDYEGTISGSRDILKKLEDASGKIVDGHGPSLSGKDLCAYVTAGVLSDHECTTLQEAKERIRLGQTVMIREGTAAKNLESLIELFAEPYYQRCILATDDRHPGSLKKEGHINFIIRKAVSFGVDPIKAIAMSTYQTARYFNLKDRGAIAPHYIADIIVLEDLKEFYVKKVYKKGKLVAENGNMIEYLSEPKNTDDKYKSIYHSFHISKLEESDFYIEEPSGDKRNQMRVISLVDNQITTTEQIEEYEPENNGINIHKDILKLAVVERHKGTGSIGLGYVSGYGLKSGAIASSVSHDSHNLIIIGTNEKDMALAANTVQEMEGGYVIANNGVIIDKLPLPIAGLMSDKKAEDLAEDMDKIKKRAYELGIAEGVDPFMTLAFISLPVIPELRLTTKGLVNVKEQKLVPNFLEG